ACCGGAGATATCCACGCCGCGCCGGCGACAGACCTCAATTGAATATTCGGAGGCGCGACCGCCGCCGTAGGATGCCGCGCCGGCCGACATCACGTTCACGCCGCGTGCAGGAAGCTCGGACTCATCGCAGCCTATCTTCCGAGCCAGCATATTTCGAAACAATCCCTCCGCGATGGGCGAGCGGCAGGTGTTGCCGGTGCAGACGAACAGGATGTTGACCGCGGCAAGCCTGCGGATGGTCCGCTCGTCCCAGACGCCCTCGCGAATGATGGAGTAGCCGTCTCCGTTCAATTCAACAATCGTGGAGCCTTTGCGATATCTCGTCGGGCCGCTGTCGATCACAAAGTCGATCTCGTCGCCAATGGACGAAAGGATCTCGGCCGCCTCGACCGGCGCGGCCTGACCCGCGCGATTGGCGCTTGAGGCAATCACCGGAACCCGCGCGCTTGTTAGAAAAGATGCGCAGGCGACATGATCCGGACATCGCACTCCAACGCTCCCGCGAGAGTATATCGCATCGAAGCCCTCGGAACTCAGCCGCGGCCGAATAGGAACGTCCTCCGATGGATCCACTTTGAAAATGAGCGTGAGCGGCCCGGGCCAGCCCTTTTTGATGAATCGGCGTCCGATGTTGGACAGGGTTGGCACGAAAGGCTCGCATTCGTCAATCCGGCCAATGTGAACCGTAAACGGCTGTGTCGCGGCGCGTCCCTTCACGTCGCGAAGCCGATTCACGGCTGCCCCGCTGGCGGCATTGGCCGCGAGGCCATATACGGTTTCAGTCGGAAATGCAACGATGGCCCCTTCCGCGAGGGCCTTCGCCACGGCAAGAATTTCCGGGGCGTCGGTCGCATCGGGGCTGATCGAAATGAGTTGGGCCGTCATTTAACCGCTTTGCTCCGCTGAAATTATGAATCGAACGTCG
This window of the Phycisphaerae bacterium genome carries:
- a CDS encoding threonylcarbamoyl-AMP synthase, which translates into the protein MTAQLISISPDATDAPEILAVAKALAEGAIVAFPTETVYGLAANAASGAAVNRLRDVKGRAATQPFTVHIGRIDECEPFVPTLSNIGRRFIKKGWPGPLTLIFKVDPSEDVPIRPRLSSEGFDAIYSRGSVGVRCPDHVACASFLTSARVPVIASSANRAGQAAPVEAAEILSSIGDEIDFVIDSGPTRYRKGSTIVELNGDGYSIIREGVWDERTIRRLAAVNILFVCTGNTCRSPIAEGLFRNMLARKIGCDESELPARGVNVMSAGAASYGGGRASEYSIEVCRRRGVDISGHVSRGLSSELVQAADYIFGMTRSHVDAISAFPLRPSTVVAPIAIDTEINDPVGGPLEEYEETARAIELALRKRLHEVTV